Proteins from one Pseudomonas bijieensis genomic window:
- a CDS encoding retention module-containing protein: MAALIGIVSKVVGQVFAEAAGGLRRPLVEGDRLYAGEHLITGGEGAVAVHLQNGQELTLGRGSNLTLTPQLLANHAPHVDTPEALTPSNAQLTDVQKLQQAIAAGADPTQTGEATAAGPEGGNPGGVGGGHSFVLLEEVGGEVDPQIGFPTAGFNGIPEFPQLRLAGDPDNDGDSTVPPVTPETPDNPVTLDGVDVEGGELTTNEANLADGSASNPSALVQSGTFTVSAPDGLSSLSIGGISVIAGGVPAGFPQTITSALGNTLTITGYNPTTGVVSYTYTLTDNETHPAGGGANNITEQFPVVAVDSDGDTATGTLDVNITDDVPQAIDDSHANTASETLVTLTGNVLTNDHQGADRIPTGPDSGPIIGGTFTGTYGTLVLNPNGTYTYTLNTSDPQFVALHGGGSGTETFTYTLTDADGDTSTANLVLQVHNNDDPVVLVGLDTEGGELSLQEKNLSDGSSPDASSLTQSGTFTVTALDGVQTLSVGGINVVTGGVAAGFPQSITTALGNTLTITGFNAATGVVSYSYTLLDNETHPNANGANSLSEQFAVVVTDDNGTTANGNLDVNIVDDLPKAVDDSNAGTASETNLTLTGSVLTNDTQGADHVASGPITPGTFTGTYGTLVLNADGSYTYTLNTADADFKGLHGGGNGSETFTYTLTDADGDTSTANLVLQVHNNDDPVIITGLDTEGGELAVQEKNLSDGSSPDAPALTQSGTFTITALDGVQTLSVGGINVVTGGVAAGFPQSITTALGNTLTITGFNAATGVVSYSYTLLDNEAHPNANGANSLSEQFAVVVTDDNGTTANGNLDVNIVDDLPKAVDDSNASTASETNLTLTGSVLTNDTQGADHVASGPITPGTFTGTYGTLVLNADGSYTYTLNTADADFKGLHGGGNGSETFTYTLTDADGDTSTANLVLQVHNNDDPVIITGLDTEGGELAVQEKNLSDGSSPDAPALTQSGTFTITALDGVQTLSVGGINVVTGGVAAGFPQSITTALGNTLTITGYNATTGVVSYSYTLLDNEAHPNANGANSLSEQFAVVVTDDNGTTANGNLDVNIVDDLPTAHADSASVDEGGTVSGNVLNNDEGGADGPAASGAVIGVRAGNDTSTPAIGGLNTQINGTYGYLTLDANGNAVYHSNPNTVSAPGATDVFTYTVRDADGDESTTTITIDVHDVCLVATPDQEVSVYEKALDLNQDGQDLAPGTVTGSAPSATSETASGSLVGSVSGAVGAVTFALVGNATGAYGQLSLQPDGSYTYTLTAPATTTPHANDGPNVLSESFTYQATDSLGNTVTSTIVIDIVDDVPSAHADVASVLEGGTVSGNVLDNDVLGADGGMVIGVRAGNDTSNPAIGGLNTQINGTYGYLTLDANGNAVYHSNPNTVSAPGATDVFTYTVRDADGDESTTTITIDVHESCLVATSDQEISVYEKALDLNQDGQDLAPGTVTGSAPSATSETASGSLVGSVSGAVGAVTFALVGNATGAYGQLSLQPDGSYTYTLTAPAATTPHANDGPNVLSESFTYQATDSLGNTVTSTIVIDIVDDVPNAHADVASVVEGGTVSGNVLDNDVLGADGGAVIGVRAGNDTSNPAIGGLNSQINGTYGYLTLDANGNAVYHSNPDAVGAPGATDVFTYTVRDADGDESTTTITIDVHNSCLVAETDHEITVYEKALDLTQDGQDLAPGTVTGSDPSATGETASGSLVGSVSGATGAVTFTLVGNATGAYGQLLLHPDGSYTYTLTSPASTTPHANDGPNALSESFTYQATDALGNSTIGNLVVSIVDDVPKAVASERSVTAVEIDTNLLIVLDVSGSMKDASGVPGLSRMDLAKQAISALLDKYDDMGDVKVQLVTFSGSATDQSTLWVDVATAKTLISALSAHGDTNYDAAVAMAKTAFENPGQLTGAQNVGYFFSDGKPTLGEIGSADEAAWKAFLDANGIKNYAIGLGSGVSNAHLDPLAYDGSAHTNTNAVVVTDLNQLNSVLSDTVQGAPVTGNLLDEGGSFGADGGFVKSLVVDGTTYSYDPAANGGQGALSASGGANHGSFNTVTNTLSIATDHDGTLVVNLDTGAFSYTSQTATSTLITEHIGYTVSDNDGDLASSNLVINVVPNSPPIAVDDNIITNVLSGNIVIPGELLLGNDSDANGDPLTASPTSFNTGWAAKGSDFTGSTGTVSFTGNNVQSINLSRSAFVANTASMTAALVVSGALGMVSNNNANDEDRLNISLKQGETLTLDHNLAAGRIAMEYSLNGGPFIAISDGASFTAAADGNYQIHVTNIPNAGGGNANAAENYQLTLTVNYAGAQDSTSDYHGSYTASDNHGGSDSASVGISYQAGHTLTGTAGDDVLMAGGGDNTLNAGDGNDILSAGSGNNALHGGAGNDLLYSGTGNDLLDGGTGNDTASYAHATAGVTVNLGLLAAQNTLGAGTDTLTGIENLVGSNFNDTLTGDGASNRINGGLGHDVLNGGGGDDLLIGGLGNNTLTGGSGADTFQWQAGNSGHDVITDFTPGLDKLDLSQLLQGENGSAASLDDYLHFTVTGSGASLVTSIDVSATAGATPNQTIDLAGVNLASHYGVTPGVDGMIAGADTATIINGMLNDHSLKVDTV; the protein is encoded by the coding sequence ATGGCAGCGCTCATCGGTATCGTCAGTAAAGTGGTCGGGCAGGTTTTCGCAGAAGCGGCCGGTGGCCTGCGGCGGCCTCTGGTCGAAGGCGACCGGCTCTATGCCGGCGAACACCTGATCACCGGGGGCGAAGGGGCCGTGGCGGTGCATCTGCAAAATGGCCAGGAATTGACCCTGGGACGCGGAAGTAACCTAACCCTTACCCCACAGCTGCTCGCCAACCACGCACCCCATGTCGACACGCCTGAAGCGCTGACACCGAGTAACGCGCAACTGACCGACGTACAAAAACTGCAACAAGCCATCGCCGCCGGTGCCGACCCGACCCAGACCGGCGAAGCCACGGCCGCGGGCCCCGAGGGTGGTAACCCCGGTGGCGTGGGCGGCGGGCACAGTTTCGTGCTGTTGGAAGAAGTCGGTGGCGAGGTCGATCCGCAGATTGGCTTCCCTACGGCCGGGTTCAACGGGATACCCGAGTTTCCGCAACTGCGCCTGGCCGGTGATCCGGATAACGACGGCGATAGCACCGTGCCGCCAGTCACCCCCGAAACACCAGACAACCCCGTGACCTTGGATGGCGTGGACGTGGAAGGCGGCGAACTGACCACCAATGAGGCCAATCTGGCCGATGGTTCGGCGAGCAACCCAAGTGCACTGGTGCAAAGCGGCACCTTCACGGTTTCTGCCCCCGATGGGCTGAGCAGCCTGAGCATCGGCGGCATCAGCGTGATTGCTGGCGGTGTGCCCGCAGGTTTCCCTCAAACCATCACCTCGGCGCTGGGCAACACGTTGACCATCACCGGCTACAACCCGACTACCGGCGTGGTCAGCTACACCTACACTCTGACGGACAATGAAACCCATCCTGCCGGTGGCGGTGCCAACAACATCACCGAACAGTTCCCGGTCGTTGCCGTCGATTCCGATGGCGACACCGCTACCGGGACCCTGGACGTTAACATCACCGACGACGTGCCCCAGGCGATCGACGACAGCCACGCCAACACAGCCTCGGAAACCCTCGTCACCCTCACGGGTAACGTATTGACCAACGATCACCAGGGCGCCGACCGTATCCCCACCGGCCCCGACAGCGGGCCGATCATTGGCGGGACGTTCACCGGTACCTACGGCACCCTGGTGCTAAACCCCAATGGCACGTACACCTACACCCTGAACACCAGCGACCCGCAATTCGTCGCGTTGCACGGTGGCGGAAGCGGCACCGAGACGTTCACCTACACCCTGACCGACGCTGATGGCGACACCAGTACCGCGAACCTGGTGCTGCAGGTGCATAACAACGACGATCCAGTGGTGTTGGTGGGCCTCGATACCGAAGGTGGAGAGTTATCACTGCAGGAAAAAAACCTCAGCGACGGCAGCAGCCCGGATGCATCGTCCCTGACGCAAAGCGGCACGTTCACCGTGACGGCGTTGGACGGTGTGCAGACCTTGAGCGTCGGCGGCATCAATGTGGTTACGGGCGGCGTGGCAGCCGGTTTCCCACAATCGATTACCACCGCTTTGGGCAACACCCTGACCATCACCGGTTTCAACGCTGCGACTGGGGTGGTCAGCTACAGCTACACGCTGCTGGACAATGAAACCCATCCAAACGCCAATGGTGCCAACAGCCTGAGCGAGCAGTTTGCCGTGGTTGTCACCGATGACAACGGCACCACCGCCAACGGCAACCTCGACGTGAATATCGTTGACGATCTGCCAAAAGCCGTGGACGACAGCAACGCCGGCACCGCCTCGGAAACCAACCTGACCCTGACCGGCAGCGTGCTGACCAACGACACTCAAGGTGCGGATCACGTGGCCTCAGGCCCTATCACGCCCGGCACCTTCACCGGCACTTACGGCACCCTGGTGCTCAACGCTGACGGTTCCTACACCTACACCCTCAACACTGCCGACGCCGATTTCAAAGGCTTGCACGGCGGCGGCAATGGCAGCGAGACCTTCACCTACACCCTGACCGATGCCGATGGCGACACCAGTACCGCGAACCTGGTGCTGCAAGTGCACAACAACGACGACCCGGTGATCATCACCGGCCTCGACACCGAGGGTGGCGAGTTGGCGGTCCAGGAAAAAAACCTCAGCGACGGCAGCAGCCCGGATGCGCCGGCCCTGACGCAAAGCGGTACTTTTACGATTACTGCTTTGGACGGTGTGCAGACCTTGAGCGTCGGCGGCATCAACGTCGTCACCGGCGGCGTGGCAGCCGGTTTCCCGCAATCGATTACCACCGCTTTGGGCAACACCCTGACCATCACCGGTTTCAACGCTGCGACTGGGGTGGTCAGCTACAGCTACACGCTGCTGGACAATGAAGCCCATCCAAACGCCAACGGTGCCAACAGCCTGAGCGAGCAATTTGCCGTCGTTGTCACCGATGACAACGGCACCACCGCCAACGGCAACCTCGACGTGAATATCGTTGACGATCTGCCAAAAGCCGTGGACGACAGCAATGCCAGTACCGCTTCGGAAACCAACCTGACCCTGACCGGCAGCGTGCTGACCAATGACACTCAAGGTGCGGACCATGTGGCCTCCGGTCCGATCACCCCCGGTACCTTCACCGGCACCTACGGTACCCTGGTGCTCAACGCCGATGGCTCCTACACCTACACCCTCAACACTGCCGACGCCGATTTCAAAGGCTTGCACGGCGGCGGCAACGGCAGCGAGACCTTCACCTACACCCTGACCGATGCCGATGGCGACACCAGTACCGCGAACCTGGTACTGCAAGTGCACAACAACGACGACCCGGTGATCATCACCGGTCTCGACACCGAGGGTGGCGAGTTGGCGGTCCAGGAAAAAAACCTCAGCGACGGCAGCAGCCCGGATGCGCCGGCCCTGACGCAAAGCGGTACTTTTACGATTACTGCTTTGGATGGTGTGCAGACGTTGAGCGTCGGCGGCATCAACGTCGTCACCGGCGGTGTGGCAGCCGGTTTCCCGCAATCGATTACCACCGCACTCGGCAATACGTTGACCATCACCGGCTACAACGCCACCACGGGCGTGGTCAGCTACAGCTACACGCTGCTGGACAATGAAGCCCATCCAAACGCCAACGGTGCCAACAGCCTGAGCGAGCAATTTGCCGTAGTTGTCACCGACGACAACGGCACCACCGCCAACGGCAACCTCGACGTGAACATCGTCGACGACCTGCCGACTGCCCACGCTGATTCCGCCTCCGTGGATGAGGGCGGGACGGTCAGTGGCAACGTCCTGAATAACGACGAAGGCGGTGCCGACGGGCCGGCCGCGAGTGGAGCGGTGATTGGCGTGCGTGCTGGCAACGACACCTCGACCCCGGCGATTGGCGGCTTGAATACCCAGATCAACGGCACCTATGGCTACCTGACCCTGGACGCTAACGGCAACGCCGTCTACCACAGCAACCCGAACACCGTCAGCGCCCCGGGTGCCACCGATGTGTTCACCTACACCGTGCGCGACGCCGACGGCGATGAAAGCACCACCACCATCACCATCGATGTCCACGATGTCTGCCTCGTCGCTACGCCAGACCAGGAAGTCAGCGTCTACGAAAAAGCCCTCGACCTGAACCAGGACGGCCAGGACCTGGCGCCCGGCACCGTCACCGGCAGCGCCCCAAGCGCCACCAGCGAGACCGCCAGCGGCAGCCTTGTCGGTTCGGTCAGCGGCGCCGTTGGCGCAGTGACCTTCGCGCTGGTGGGCAACGCCACCGGTGCCTACGGTCAACTGTCGCTTCAGCCCGACGGTTCCTATACCTACACATTGACTGCGCCAGCCACCACCACGCCTCACGCCAACGACGGCCCGAATGTGTTGAGCGAAAGCTTCACCTATCAGGCGACGGACTCGTTGGGCAATACGGTCACCAGCACCATCGTCATCGACATCGTCGACGACGTGCCCAGCGCCCATGCCGATGTTGCCTCGGTGCTGGAAGGCGGCACGGTCAGCGGCAATGTGCTGGACAACGACGTACTTGGCGCGGACGGCGGCATGGTGATTGGTGTGCGCGCCGGCAACGACACCTCGAACCCGGCGATTGGCGGCTTGAACACTCAAATCAACGGCACCTACGGCTACCTGACCCTGGACGCCAACGGCAACGCGGTCTACCACAGCAACCCGAATACCGTCAGTGCTCCGGGCGCGACCGATGTCTTCACCTACACCGTGCGTGACGCCGACGGCGATGAAAGCACCACCACCATCACCATCGATGTTCACGAAAGCTGCCTCGTCGCCACATCGGACCAGGAAATCAGCGTCTACGAAAAAGCCCTCGACCTGAACCAGGACGGCCAGGACCTGGCCCCCGGCACCGTCACCGGCAGCGCCCCGAGCGCCACCAGCGAGACCGCCAGCGGCAGCCTTGTCGGCTCGGTCAGCGGCGCCGTGGGCGCAGTGACCTTCGCGCTGGTGGGCAACGCCACCGGAGCCTACGGTCAACTGTCGCTTCAGCCCGACGGTTCCTACACCTACACCCTGACGGCGCCAGCCGCCACCACGCCTCACGCCAACGATGGCCCGAACGTGTTGAGCGAAAGCTTCACCTATCAGGCGACGGACTCGTTGGGCAATACGGTCACCAGCACCATCGTCATCGACATCGTCGACGACGTGCCCAACGCCCATGCCGATGTTGCCTCGGTGGTGGAGGGCGGCACGGTCAGCGGCAATGTGCTGGACAACGACGTACTCGGTGCCGACGGCGGTGCAGTCATTGGTGTGCGCGCCGGCAACGACACCTCGAACCCGGCCATCGGTGGCCTGAACAGCCAGATCAATGGCACCTACGGCTACCTGACCCTGGACGCCAACGGCAACGCCGTCTACCACAGCAACCCCGACGCGGTTGGCGCGCCAGGTGCGACCGATGTCTTCACCTATACCGTGCGCGACGCCGATGGCGATGAAAGCACCACGACCATCACCATTGACGTGCACAACAGCTGCCTCGTTGCGGAAACCGATCACGAGATTACCGTCTATGAAAAAGCCCTGGACCTGACCCAGGATGGCCAGGACCTGGCCCCCGGCACCGTCACCGGCAGTGACCCGAGCGCCACCGGGGAAACCGCCAGTGGCAGCTTGGTCGGGTCGGTCAGCGGTGCCACGGGCGCCGTCACCTTTACCCTGGTGGGCAACGCCACGGGCGCCTACGGCCAGTTGCTGCTCCATCCTGATGGGTCGTACACCTACACCCTGACCTCGCCGGCCAGCACCACGCCTCACGCCAACGATGGTCCGAATGCCTTGAGCGAAAGCTTCACCTATCAGGCCACGGACGCCTTGGGCAACAGCACCATCGGTAACCTGGTGGTCAGCATCGTCGATGACGTGCCAAAGGCCGTTGCGTCCGAGCGTTCGGTCACGGCGGTGGAGATCGATACCAACCTGCTGATCGTGCTCGACGTCTCTGGCAGCATGAAAGATGCCTCCGGCGTGCCGGGGCTCTCGCGGATGGACCTGGCGAAACAGGCGATCAGCGCCTTGCTCGACAAATACGACGACATGGGCGATGTGAAAGTCCAGCTCGTGACCTTCAGCGGCAGCGCCACCGACCAGAGCACCCTGTGGGTGGATGTGGCAACTGCCAAGACGCTGATCTCGGCGCTGAGCGCGCACGGTGACACCAATTATGATGCTGCCGTGGCGATGGCCAAGACTGCGTTCGAAAATCCAGGCCAACTGACCGGCGCACAGAACGTCGGCTATTTCTTCTCCGACGGCAAGCCGACCTTGGGTGAAATCGGCTCGGCAGACGAGGCCGCCTGGAAAGCCTTCCTCGACGCCAACGGCATCAAGAACTACGCCATTGGCCTGGGCAGTGGCGTCAGCAACGCCCACCTCGACCCGCTGGCCTACGACGGCAGCGCCCACACCAACACCAACGCGGTGGTGGTCACCGACCTGAACCAGCTCAACTCGGTGCTTTCCGACACCGTGCAAGGTGCGCCGGTCACTGGCAACCTGCTGGACGAGGGGGGCTCGTTCGGCGCCGATGGCGGGTTTGTCAAAAGCCTGGTGGTCGACGGCACCACGTACAGCTACGACCCGGCGGCCAACGGTGGCCAGGGTGCGCTGAGCGCCAGTGGCGGGGCCAACCACGGCTCTTTCAATACCGTCACCAATACACTGAGCATTGCCACCGACCATGACGGTACCCTGGTGGTCAACCTGGATACCGGTGCGTTCAGCTACACCTCTCAGACGGCCACCAGCACCTTGATCACCGAACACATCGGCTACACCGTCAGCGACAATGACGGTGACCTGGCGAGCTCCAACCTGGTGATTAATGTCGTGCCCAACAGCCCACCGATCGCTGTCGACGACAACATCATCACCAACGTGCTGTCGGGCAACATTGTGATCCCGGGTGAGCTGCTGCTGGGTAACGACAGCGACGCCAACGGCGATCCGCTCACCGCGTCACCCACCAGCTTCAATACCGGCTGGGCCGCCAAGGGCTCGGACTTTACCGGCAGCACCGGCACGGTCAGTTTCACCGGTAACAACGTGCAGTCAATCAACCTCAGCCGCAGCGCCTTTGTCGCCAATACCGCGAGCATGACGGCGGCGCTGGTGGTCAGCGGTGCACTGGGGATGGTGTCCAATAACAATGCCAACGATGAGGACCGGCTCAACATCAGCCTCAAGCAGGGTGAAACCCTCACCCTGGACCACAACCTGGCGGCCGGTCGCATTGCCATGGAGTATTCACTCAACGGCGGGCCTTTCATCGCGATCAGTGACGGCGCTTCTTTCACCGCGGCAGCGGATGGCAACTACCAGATCCACGTCACCAACATCCCCAATGCGGGCGGTGGAAACGCCAACGCTGCGGAAAACTATCAACTGACCCTGACCGTCAACTACGCCGGTGCCCAGGACAGCACGTCGGATTACCACGGCAGCTACACCGCCAGTGACAATCATGGCGGCAGTGATAGCGCGTCGGTAGGCATCAGTTACCAGGCCGGCCATACCCTGACGGGCACCGCCGGGGACGATGTGCTGATGGCCGGCGGCGGTGACAACACCCTCAATGCTGGCGACGGCAACGACATACTCAGCGCAGGTTCGGGCAACAACGCCCTGCATGGCGGGGCGGGCAATGACTTGCTCTACAGCGGCACGGGCAACGACCTGCTCGACGGCGGTACGGGCAACGACACCGCGAGCTATGCCCACGCGACCGCCGGGGTCACCGTCAACCTGGGCCTGCTGGCGGCGCAGAACACCTTGGGCGCCGGCACCGACACGCTGACCGGTATCGAAAACCTGGTCGGTTCGAACTTCAACGATACCCTCACCGGTGACGGTGCCAGCAACCGCATCAACGGCGGATTAGGCCATGACGTGCTCAATGGCGGTGGCGGCGATGACTTGCTGATCGGCGGCCTGGGCAACAACACCCTCACCGGCGGCAGCGGTGCCGATACCTTCCAGTGGCAAGCGGGTAACAGCGGCCATGACGTGATCACCGACTTCACGCCCGGCCTCGATAAACTCGACTTATCCCAACTGTTGCAGGGGGAAAACGGCAGTGCGGCGTCACTGGACGATTACCTGCACTTCACCGTCACCGGTAGTGGTGCGTCGCTCGTGACCAGCATCGACGTCAGCGCCACCGCTGGCGCCACGCCGAACCAGACCATCGACCTGGCCGGCGTCAACCTGGCCAGCCACTACGGCGTCACGCCGGGCGTGGACGGGATGATCGCGGGCGCGGATACGGCGACCATCATCAACGGGATGTTGAATGATCACTCGTTGAAGGTGGATACGGTGTGA
- a CDS encoding TolC family outer membrane protein, whose protein sequence is MRVLTPLCSAVLLAMACSSQAQAMSLTEAIQSTIATHPELAQRVDSRLSANEDVKVARGGFFPSVDLNAGYGRGYSDNTNTRALGNHHTNILTYTQSELRLRQMIFDGFNTANEVERTQGVVNSRAYYAQGTAQDLALRTIEVYLEVLKRRELVTLAKNNLQAHLRVNDQIGLRTERGVGSTADSDQSNARRALAENNYDTAQVDLADAEANFYSVVGRMPDELEMPPSTKGEIPADLREAQQSMVDNNPYLKSAQADIQSAESQYEVAKSPFYPRFDAEAAVGANNNIGGEEGHDNNWRVGVVMNYNLFRGGSDKARLASNAHQINQAMDIRNNALRQLNEDTRLAWNAMLNARKQTPTAREYAETTSRVRAAYQDQFGLGQRTLLDLLDSENELYNANRRYTEVRYTEEYSMYRVLANMGLLLHKQRIVLPADAVAQTEVKNQARLPELK, encoded by the coding sequence ATGCGCGTTCTAACCCCCCTCTGCAGCGCGGTTTTGCTGGCCATGGCCTGCTCTTCTCAGGCGCAGGCCATGTCCTTGACCGAAGCGATCCAGAGCACCATCGCTACCCACCCAGAGCTGGCACAACGGGTGGACAGCCGTCTGTCGGCCAATGAAGACGTCAAGGTCGCCAGGGGGGGCTTTTTCCCGTCGGTGGATCTCAATGCCGGTTACGGTCGCGGCTACAGCGACAACACCAACACCCGGGCCTTGGGCAACCACCACACCAATATCCTGACCTACACCCAATCAGAGCTGCGCCTGCGGCAGATGATCTTCGACGGGTTCAACACCGCCAATGAAGTGGAACGTACCCAGGGCGTGGTCAACTCCCGGGCCTATTACGCCCAGGGCACCGCCCAGGATCTGGCGCTGCGTACCATCGAGGTCTACCTGGAAGTGCTCAAGCGTCGCGAACTGGTGACCCTGGCCAAGAACAACCTGCAGGCGCACCTGCGGGTCAACGACCAGATCGGCCTGCGCACCGAACGTGGGGTGGGCAGCACCGCCGACTCCGACCAATCCAATGCCCGTCGGGCCCTGGCGGAAAACAACTACGACACCGCCCAGGTGGACCTGGCCGACGCCGAGGCGAATTTCTACAGCGTGGTCGGGCGCATGCCCGATGAGTTGGAAATGCCGCCCTCGACCAAGGGCGAAATCCCCGCCGATCTGCGCGAAGCCCAGCAAAGCATGGTGGATAACAACCCGTACCTGAAATCGGCCCAGGCCGACATACAGTCCGCCGAAAGCCAGTACGAAGTGGCGAAGTCACCGTTCTACCCCCGTTTCGATGCCGAGGCGGCGGTGGGCGCCAATAACAACATCGGTGGCGAAGAAGGCCATGACAACAACTGGCGGGTCGGCGTGGTGATGAACTACAACCTGTTCCGCGGTGGCAGCGACAAGGCGCGGCTGGCCTCCAACGCCCACCAGATCAACCAGGCCATGGACATTCGCAACAATGCCCTGCGCCAGCTCAACGAAGACACGCGCCTGGCCTGGAACGCAATGCTCAACGCTCGCAAACAGACGCCTACCGCCCGGGAATACGCCGAAACCACTTCCCGCGTGCGGGCCGCCTACCAGGATCAGTTCGGTCTCGGTCAGCGCACCCTGCTCGACCTGCTCGACAGCGAAAACGAGCTGTACAACGCCAACCGTCGCTACACCGAGGTGCGTTACACCGAGGAATACTCGATGTACCGGGTGCTGGCGAACATGGGCCTGCTGTTGCACAAGCAACGGATCGTGCTGCCGGCCGACGCGGTCGCGCAGACCGAAGTCAAGAATCAGGCCCGGCTGCCGGAACTGAAGTAG